The Coffea eugenioides isolate CCC68of chromosome 8, Ceug_1.0, whole genome shotgun sequence genome has a segment encoding these proteins:
- the LOC113781108 gene encoding isoleucine N-monooxygenase 2-like — protein MMDKWLTICLKNNKPRLPLPPGPKCLPFFGCIFQMLRNRPTNRWICKVMDDLNTEIACIRIFGVHIIPVTSPELAREFLKKQDSIFSSRPVFMSAELCSEGFLTTILSPLGDQYKKMKRMVASSVLSPAKHQWLHSKRAEEADHLVNYVYNQCKGNATGGLVDIRLVTQHYCGNVTRKMIFNKRFFGKGMEDGGPGAEEVEHINALFKMLAHLYAFSVSDYMPWMKIFDFDGYGKILTEAIACVRKHQDPEIEKRIKMWESGVKKEEEDLLDVLIRLKDSNGRPLLTTEEIRAQITELMFAIVDNPSNAVEWALAEMLNQPEMLQKATEELDAVVGKDRLVQESDLPRLKYVKACVKESLRLHPLAPFNVPHVSTQDNVVGGYFIPKSSHVILSRPGLSRNPRIWEDPLKFKPERHMKDMDDARMDLNDPELNMFSFSTGRRGCPGVLLGSTLTVMYFARLLQCFSWKIPSGLSQIDLAECEDAGFLTKPFVAVAQPRFPQFN, from the exons ATGATGGACAAATGGTTAACTATTTGTCTAAAGAACAACAAACCTCGATTACCTCTCCCTCCTGGCCCAAAATGCTTGCCTTTCTTTGGCTGCATTTTCCAAATGCTGAGAAACAGACCAACAAATCGATGGATATGCAAAGTCATGGATGATTTGAATACCGAAATCGCATGCATCCGCATTTTCGGTGTTCATATCATTCCTGTCACTTCTCCTGAACTCGCTCGCGAATTCCTCAAGAAACAAGACTCGATTTTCTCCAGCAGACCTGTTTTCATGTCTGCAGAACTTTGTAGTGAAGGATTCTTGACGACAATCCTTTCACCTTTGGGCGATCAatacaagaaaatgaagaggatGGTCGCTTCCAGTGTGCTCTCACCTGCTAAACACCAATGGCTTCATAGCAAGCGAGCAGAGGAAGCAGATCATTTGGTTAATTATGTTTACAACCAGTGCAAGGGCAATGCCACCGGTGGGCTAGTGGACATAAGATTGGTTACGCAACACTACTGCGGAAATGtgactagaaaaatgattttcaaCAAGCGATTCTTCGGGAAAGGAATGGAAGATGGAGGACCAGGTGCTGAGGAAGTTGAACATATCAATGCACTATTCAAAATGCTTGCTCATTTGTATGCATTCAGCGTATCTGATTACATGCCCTGGATGAAGATTTTTGATTTTGATGGCTACGGAAAGATTCTTACTGAGGCCATTGCATGCGTACGAAAGCACCAAGATCCTGAAATTGAAAAAAGGATTAAAATGTGGGAGAGTGGCGTGAAAAAGGAGGAAGAAGACCTTCTTGATGTCCTAATCAGGCTCAAAGATAGCAACGGCAGACCCCTCTTAACAACTGAGGAGATTAGAGCACAAATTACT GAACTAATGTTTGCGATAGTCGATAATCCATCAAATGCTGTGGAATGGGCATTAGCAGAGATGCTAAATCAACCTGAAATGCTTCAAAAAGCCACAGAAGAGCTAGACGCCGTGGTTGGGAAGGATAGGCTTGTTCAAGAATCTGACCTTCCGAGGCTGAAATATGTGAAGGCCTGCGTAAAAGAGTCCTTGCGGCTCCATCCATTAGCACCCTTTAATGTTCCTCATGTATCCACTCAGGACAACGTCGTTGGTGGCTACTTCATCCCGAAAAGTAGCCATGTTATCCTCAGCCGTCCAGGACTTAGCCGTAATCCTCGAATCTGGGAGGATCCGCTGAAGTTCAAGCCTGAGCGCCACATGAAGGACATGGATGATGCTAGAATGGATCTCAACGATCCAGAattaaatatgttttccttcAGCACCGGAAGGCGTGGATGTCCGGGAGTCCTATTGGGTTCCACACTCACTGTAATGTATTTTGCCAGACTTCTTCAATGCTTTAGCTGGAAGATTCCATCAGGCCTTTCCCAAATTGATTTAGCAGAGTGCGAGGATGCTGGCTTCCTTACCAAACCTTTCGTTGCAGTTGCTCAACCACGATTCCCACAATTCAACTAG